The genomic segment CCACAAACCCCATACCAATTAGAAGACGTCAATTGACATAGAGGAAAAAGAGCAAACATAAGAAGGATTTGTCAAAATATCCCCCAAAATCAAAATATATGTAACAACTATTTAAAACAAATTTTGTAATGCATGCCTTACAATCTCTTGCTAATAAAACAAGCTTTAAGTACAGAGATCCGGATAAAGCTAAGAACATTCAAGGTAAGAAGTAAGAATCTTACTGTGCTGACTTTAGGCTCCCACTTTCCCGCAACTGAATGATGTTTTGCACAATATCAACAATGGCAGGGTGCTCCCCCTTAGGAAAGATGAAGAGGAGTAAACCACTCCTGGTCAACTTGACTAGCGAAAGTGTATTACTTGTTTCAGTGTGACTTATATTATCTTTAACTGAATCTGGAAGGAGCGAGTAAGAGTTTTCTGTGCATTTACCTGACATTTACAGGTTGTGGTCAGTTATTTCAGAAGACATAAAAGTAAAAGAGTTAGAATTACTATAGTCATTGTAAAGTTTGAGGAATTTTGCACTAAAGTTGAACTTCTAAGCTTATGGACGACAAATGTGCTTTCAAATATTTGTACTTTATATGATATGTAAGTGGGATGTCAGGATCCTATAGGAATTTCCCCCTTTTGTCCTTGTTCCTTCCAGTCTTTTATCCATAAAACCTTATCTTATTTCTCATGTTACTAAAGCAAAGAGAACTTGATGCATCCAAATCCaggaaaaatttttcaaacttctTTTGAACTTAAAGAAACAGCAAGGAAGACTACAGAAGTTTCTCATACCAATGTCAGTAAGCTGAAGTAATTGTTAGACTTGCTATTTATTATCCAGAAGATTGCATTTCGGTCTACTGAAAAAAGATGGCAGGATTTATTTTctaataatgcatttcaatggtGCCTAACATCAGGGAAGGTCATTTCATTGGATATTTCTGTTGACTGTTGAGACCCAGAGGTATGAACTTTCCAATGCCTTCAGTGAAGGTCATTTCATTGGGCATTTCTATTTATAATGACAGTTTAGGACCCAGAGTTATGAACTttccaaattgaaaattatgcagatgtttactttgtttcttgacattgaattaaaataaaaggactcaatttttatttttttgtgtgttATTTGGCACCTCAAAAATGGTGATTATGAGGTCAATAGCAGGACATTCTAATTGCTTTCAGTTTATCTTAATTTTTTCCATCATTAATTTTCTTGGATAATGAGtcacttttaatttttaataagcATAGGAAGAATTGAGTTATGCTTTTGGTTGAATAGAGAAAAAATCAAGCATTAGTTAATTGTTGCTGCCTCAGAATACTACATGGTTGACTAAAGAGAAGTAACTATTTGTAATTGTCAATGGCTATGGAAATTATTAGTAACATCTAGGTGAAAAGCAAACAATCTCTCTCATGCACTTCTATGCATAGTATTACCCCTAAATGAATACAAGAGGAGTTACCATTTATTACAGCAACGAAAAATTTTATAGAGCCTGATGTTTAGTAGTTGCAGTCCTTGCAATACTTCAAAGAAGTTTGGATTACGTCAAAACAGTCATATTCTTTCTTGAACACTAACTTTTCGTGCATGTTTAACTTCCAGAATAACTTTAAGTTGCAAAAAGACAGAGAATGAGAGAATGATTTACCATATTTCAAAAAGACTTATGGGTAGTGGAAATCCATGGTACCGATTTGTTATGCAAAAGATGCAAAACAGCGAGAGTACGAGCCAATAAAAAGTGTTTAGCTTGGCTTAAGATCAGACATTGAACCTTCCAACACACTTGACGCACACTCAAGGGCAAAGAGTCCTACTCTTACAGCATTACTTTCTCATCAGTTAATCCAGTACTTGACACACTGTTTATCCCTTGCTTTCCAATCTTATCAGTTACACTGGTGTAGTTATGGTTTAGAGTGCTGGTACAGGAAAACTTGCACGTCAAAATCTAGGTGGTAGAATGGTACTTGTGGTAGAGAAGCGGAAAGCATAAACACAGCAACTAGGGTGGTCAAACTAGTGGCTCTTTAGGATGGCTTTGGTAGACTACCAAGGTATGCTAATACAGCCATTTCTAAGGCTTCTAAGGTACTTGAACTGTTGTTTCTCTAGCTAATAACGACTAGAAAACTTGAAATAATGCATGAAGAAAAAGTATATTATCAAGTAGTCAAACAAGTTTGCACTTCAGTAGTATCATttttcccaaaatgcaaggccTCTGTGTTTTTTGTCTAAGCACATGCCATCCTACATCTAGGGTTATTGACAATGAAGCTATTCATAATATTATTAGGCATATCTGAGTATTCTCTTTAACTTAATACGTTGTTCTTTATTACAAGCAGATAGGACTAAAATCACTTGTGAAGCATGTTTAGTCCTTCACAACTCCAGACCCTTTTCATCACTATCTTCTATCCTCCATCTCCACTATTTTCCTTTCAGTCTTGTGTGTCAACAGACTTGCTCTTTAAATTGCTTGGTATCATCCGTCTGGGATTCTATAGCCAAATAAGATGATCGGAAGATTACATGAAATATAGAGATCTTGACCGCATTAATAGATCTTTATCCCTGATTACATGCCTGAGTTTCTCCATTTACAATTATACTGGTCATACATGTCTTTAAAtgagaagttaaaaaaaaaaaatcggtaCATAGCACAATCATATTTTGTTTGCTTTTCAAGTTAACAATATGTCCTCTAGTCTTGGTGCATTTTGTtacttattttgtaaacatgatTTCTGTAATTTTGATAGCATAGATAACTAATATTGAATGGTTCCAAGATATTTGGCTCCACTATCTACCTTAATGGGGAAATTAAGACACCATAACACCTACAAGTTTTTATTGTAAGTACCAAATTACAATCTCTTTCTGATTCTCTCATCACTTctgtgaaaaagaaaagaatgatagATTGTTCTGCTCCAGTTCTCAGACCATACAACAATATGGGGctgttgaaagaaagaatagacAATGGAAATAACACAAATTCTTGTACGACTTTTTTAGAGTACACTctgttcattcattcattaatttTTGGGAGGGAAGTTCCATTTCATCTATTCTCTACCTGCTAATAATTTTAATTGCACAAGTTTTCTTCAGCAATTCTTTGTTGCTtgcaatccaccaaatcttgcCTTGAACTTTACTCTTGTACTAAGAAGCCAAAACCTTCACAGATACGTACCTCTCACATAAACTATTTGTAGCAAACTGGGTACACAGAAAATTTTTGCTAAAGGCTCAGTGGGGGGGAGGGGGTTGGTGTTTAAGCATATGGGCAGTATTAGAGCCTTTTACAAAGTCAAACAAGGCTAAATAAGTATGTTTCAGGGATGCAGCTATCATAAGGTATTTTCTTTACTCTTCTCCTTCTATTTACTTCTCATTCCCTGTTTTTATAGTCACATATTGTTTTAATAAACTTGTTCTTATTTTTTCATGCATACAAGTCATATTACCTGTTCTTACAGACAAATCCGCAccctcttcattttctttgtagaTTGCAGGTAGTTATACATGTTAATTTGCATTATCTGTATGAGCAAGTGTATAAACTAAAATACCAGACTTAAACTATTACCAGGTTCTCCAAAGTCATCGGCCGCATCTTTCCTCTCCAAACTGTTGCCAAGTTCCTCCTCTGTACTTACAGATATTCTCCTCTTCTTAGCTGACATATTCACATCCAAACTTTCAGAACCTTCAGCATTTAGAATACTCAAAGATCTGACATACTGCAAAGCATATTAATCGTACAACTGGTCAACATCTCACAGAACATAAACGCGACTTGAATTAACTTATTTAGTTTACATACACAACAAGGTATGTAAGAAAATGTACTGCAATTGCAGGTAACAAGACACCAAGCTGATTTCCACACTTTACACCCTCTAGATGCAAGCAGATTTCCCATTGAGATAGTTCAGATATATGAAATTGGATGAATCAATCAGatcatcaataaaaaaatttaaaaaaaaaaaagaaaagatggtgAAGAAATATCATGCATGCTGATTCTGCACAACTTCAGTAGCATAAGTATATAAAAGACATAGGCTATTGTCTTCAAGGATTACATTTCATTAAACTGCAATTTCTCTGCTAATAATCATATCAAACAATTATGTCAGAATTGCTCCCAAACTTGAGTATTCTGCCCCAAGACCATCTGTTGTACAATCAATTTCTGATTATCCTTGTGCTAGTTGTCACTCTTTTAACCAAGATTTCATAAACTAACACAGCTATCAAGATAGAACCTGGTTAGCAaaaaagttgtagaaagaatCATTCTTCTAAGATCAAAAGTGCTAAAAGTCaatcaaattttgtaaaaaattaatgaaaagaaaaagtaaagaatgaCGATAGATCACCACCAGCTAGCCAGACTCACTTCATTTCTCCACCAGTTTCCATGAGAAAACAGTTTACATAGAATAGCCAGCAAGAAAGTTTCCATGAGACTCACTTCAGAGGGACTCTCATCTTTAAAAGTCAATAGTTCGATTGGTCACAGATATTTCTGTTCTCATGGAATTCTTCAGGTTTCAATCACGAATCAGGATATAAAAGTCTTCTATACTTGCAACTGATGGAAGTAGAAGAATACAGATAGTTGTTGTATCCTAGAGCTCTATTTAGTGCACAACTTCAGCAACTCACTattccaacaatatagagcaTGCTTCAAGCTTAAGACCCATGCCCAGATAACAAAGCACTTCCCCAGCTTTTGAAATCCATTAGAAGTACACTAACATAGCTTCTGACTTACACAGGCTGCTGATAAGTAAAAATGTCCTGAACTCTTTTAACTGATAGTCTTAAAAGCAGCAAACTCatttatacaaaatttgaacacAAGCTTTTAACACTGAATGTTATTTGACAGTGGGGAAGATAGGTTGAACTCTAACTTTCTCATTGGTGTATATTCAAGGACAGGAAAAGAAACTACCACATGCAATggaagatgagagtaaaaagtCAGGAAGAAAGCCACATATGACAAAAAGGTTTAGGACATCACTTCCAAGACAAAGATGcataaaaaattcaccaatgaataacttaaataactCCTTCATGGATGGCCTAACAAAACTGGGTCTGTGGGTGCGTGTACAGTAGTACATGCAATATGTACCGGGCTTCAGCTCAGCCCTGGGGACCAGAATATCTTATGACAGGAAATTGAGGTGACGAATCCCAACATTTCAATTAAAAGCCCTTCCATCAAAGTCAATGAATAAGCCTATGGTCTCAAACAACAGCCGAAGTGTCATCCACTGTCAGTTTACCCAATACCCATAACACATAAAATACCCATAAGCTGCTAAAGCACCACAAATTTTAAGTCTACTGAAATATGTAGAATTTAAACTTCTAATAAATAACTCGAGATCCTAAAAAGATTACCCATTCTTCAAAGTGGGTAAATTGGATCTTCAGCCAAGTTCCCAAGAATATTTAAATTTACTCTTCCCTTAAACTCTTCATTGGTTGCATCAGTCGTGAATATTGATGGCATGCATAAAAAAGAATAGAACGCATAATGTGTCAATATATCAACATCAGTTTGAAGCCCTAAGAAAACATTCAGCACACACAGCTTTTATAAAAACTCCATGAAGTCAAAAGAATAGAATCTTGCAAGCACCAGATGCACTCCTCCCCATTCTCCAAGTTGGTTCATTACTTGTCTTCCTTTTGCAACAAGAGAGGTCcaagaaataaaaatgatacAGGCTTTGGAGAGGACTTCAAATACAACTGAAACTCATTCATTTCTTTCACATAGTGATAAGCCTCAGCAACGCTTGGCTTCTGGTGTAAATATATCcaaaaacaattccaaacaAGTTGTCTGCCACAAGATTTTAAGCTAACTCTAAATTGTCCACTTATTATTTGGGCCCTAGAAGAGTGCAACATCTCATGCCTATACAGTCCCTTTAGGTATGAATAAAAAACAATTATCCAAAGCTGCTGCAATGAAGAATGCCTTTTTAATGTTAAAAGCAAAACTGAAGCTTATATATCTATTTCTTGAGAACTCAAAATAGATGATTGGCAATCAGCTATATATTTCATGCATATAATATCTGATGTCTCAAATGCCTAACAAAATTAGACTAATGGTCTTCTCCTTCCAGAAATATGATCACTTAAGACCATGTCATTCTTTAGAGAAATATAACCATGCACTTATTAAATTGCTTTTATGTTTAAAAACTTTTTCTTACGGCAGAAAATATTGCATATCTTCTATCTATTGTTTCTGATTTATTTTCAAAGAAAACAATGCAAAGGTTCCATATTAGTAAGGTGAATTTGTGCTTAACCTGTATGAGTTATGTGCTCAAGCTTAAGATAAGGTTAATATGTATCCATAAGAaacttcaaattcaaggaaattggtaactcatatatatatatatatatatatatatatatatatatatatatatatatatatatatatatatatactggaAAGCTGAGTGATAAAGAATTTAAGCAGTGTTGCATTTTGGATGTCGAATCATGTCATTTACTCAAGAAGGCACAGCAGACTTAAGCAGTCACTCGATTGAACCAAGTGACAAATGACAGTGTAAGCAAAACAAGTTGAATAAGACTTGTAAACAAGGACTAAACCATACTAATCTGTGACCTAAAAATGCACCGGCTACAAATAAATGGATGAAGTGGAAGATCATAAGCAAAAAAATTGGAAGCCAGCTACTAGACTCAGAAGTTAATAACCTATTGGCAGGATAATTGACATCTTATCCTTCTGTTTGTCTGCAAACAGAAATCTTAATCAAGTTTAGAACCAAAAAATCATAAACGTTTTTCCTAGACTAAGTTCAACAGATGGAAACAGTGTTGCGTGCATAATTTTGCCATTATTCTCACAAATGAAGACCATTAGCATTACACTTCATTTCCAAAAATTTATCGCGTTAAAACAGTAAACAACTTtagtttgtttgtttttccCCCCTCAATACCTAATGCATTTGAACAACACAACATGCCTGTGCCTACCTTTTGCATGGCTCACCCAGTTCTCCAAACTTCATCAGTTTTATCAATTAGTCGCCATCCCATTCGCCGTTTACTTATGCTTAATCATTCAAACATCTCTTTCTTTAGAAACCAATTCCGTAACATTGCTACTCTtcatcttaaaccaaaacaaTTACAGCAGCGAACACATTATACCAGTAATTCAAGTCCGCTACAGTCTTATTCACTTACAAATACCCCAAGTTCCCAAACTTGCCCAGAATTTAAGAATCCCATAAAACCAAGTTCACTAAACCAATTTAACCGTCCTGATTCTCAAGTCAGCATGAATTTTCTTTATAtctaaaatttccttattttgacATTATTCCAGAGAACTGACAAGAGACAAAACCAGCAGAATTCATTACCTTTTCAAGAATTGACATGGCTTCTTTTGTTGCACTCTTCTCCCTCTCTACATAACAAAGGAAGCATTTTTATCAATCACCACACTGCCCAGGCTATCCCAAACaatcaaattgaaaattttcaaaaacccaGATGCAAATTACATAAATAAATGCCAATAAagtacaaaaataacaaaaaaagagCATAACTTTCTGGACAGAAGAGATGGGATGAGAGGCCTTACTGATGGGGCAGGTGATGAGGAATCCGGAGTGGGAATGACTGAGGAGAGAAGAAGGGGCGTTGTAGTCAAAACGAGGAATGGTGATCACAGCAGAGTGCTGCTCCCAGGGCTTCAGCTCCTCCTTGGTTTTCAGTTCCACTTTCATTGCTTCTTCTTCcaattcttttgctttttcttctgtttttgcTGTCATAAGTTTTTCAGCCATTCTTTTCTGAGTCTATCGGTGTTCATTCCCAGTATTATTGATCATCTTTTGTATGGCAAATGagatttatatttatatttcgCCCCCTCTTTTGTATGGCAAATGAGGTATTATACCCTAGTTCTTCCACTTACTTTACTAATAAAATGTGATTTATACTAAATGATTTAGTCCCTCTTTAATAATCCAATTCAGCAATTAAATTTAATAAGTTCAGATCTGTACATCTTGAGACACATTTGACAACCAAAAATAGAATGCCCAAATTAATTAAGTAACGttgaattttctagacaaaacttACTCTCAAATATAAGTAATAAGTTATTCATTTACTCTAAaatacactcaaatatattgGATTTAgcgtgcgtttgataaaattgaaatttgaaattttaatccg from the Coffea arabica cultivar ET-39 chromosome 11e, Coffea Arabica ET-39 HiFi, whole genome shotgun sequence genome contains:
- the LOC113719489 gene encoding uncharacterized protein isoform X2; protein product: MAEKLMTAKTEEKAKELEEEAMKVELKTKEELKPWEQHSAVITIPRFDYNAPSSLLSHSHSGFLITCPIKREKSATKEAMSILEKYVRSLSILNAEGSESLDVNMSAKKRRISVSTEEELGNSLERKDAADDFGEPENSYSLLPDSVKDNISHTETSNTLSLVKLTRSGLLLFIFPKGEHPAIVDIVQNIIQLRESGSLKSAQWCHRIFPIQATCRLDEKEVHSIVSKLVNQYLKDEKNKVTQPVKFAVGYNRRGIEETEMKDVRVTSNGSKISALLDRGKCFSIVAAAVKDAVPDSIVDLKCPELAVLLEVLPLSGIPNESVVVGVSVLPQMLFSSKPRLCVKALVKGC
- the LOC113719489 gene encoding uncharacterized protein isoform X3 → MAEKLMTAKTEEKAKELEEEAMKVELKTKEELKPWEQHSAVITIPRFDYNAPSSLLSHSHSGFLITCPIKREKSATKEAMSILEKYVRSLSILNAEGSESLDVNMSAKKRRISVSTEEELGNSLERKDAADDFGEPVKLTRSGLLLFIFPKGEHPAIVDIVQNIIQLRESGSLKSAQWCHRIFPIQATCRLDEKEVHSIVSKLVNQYLKDEKNKVTQPVKFAVGYNRRGIEETEMKDVRVTSNGSKISALLDRGKCFSIVAAAVKDAVPDSIVDLKCPELAVLLEVLPLSGIPNESVVVGVSVLPQMLFSSKPRLCVKALVKGC
- the LOC113719489 gene encoding uncharacterized protein isoform X1, whose product is MAEKLMTAKTEEKAKELEEEAMKVELKTKEELKPWEQHSAVITIPRFDYNAPSSLLSHSHSGFLITCPIKREKSATKEAMSILEKYVRSLSILNAEGSESLDVNMSAKKRRISVSTEEELGNSLERKDAADDFGEPGKCTENSYSLLPDSVKDNISHTETSNTLSLVKLTRSGLLLFIFPKGEHPAIVDIVQNIIQLRESGSLKSAQWCHRIFPIQATCRLDEKEVHSIVSKLVNQYLKDEKNKVTQPVKFAVGYNRRGIEETEMKDVRVTSNGSKISALLDRGKCFSIVAAAVKDAVPDSIVDLKCPELAVLLEVLPLSGIPNESVVVGVSVLPQMLFSSKPRLCVKALVKGC